One genomic region from Prevotella sp. Rep29 encodes:
- a CDS encoding undecaprenyl-phosphate glucose phosphotransferase encodes MKYYSNGNELIKYIVVLIDFVLLNITMALFYHYAQEIVPAYFRANPRIIYLIANIAMAIAQFFVPSVIHYRRISFEQVASRVSRMVILQAAITFIFVRLICDGGGFFRYLFIYMFALFVIIMLARLAERHLLKYIRQMGRNNRSVIFIGDDPAVLQIYNEITEDPSTGYKIKGYYSNNAIPNCPEKFTHIGNLADLDDFMDKEQGHDRHVDEVFCSLSHDEAEQLVRIMQYCDRHVMHFYYIPRMFGNFRLNLKPERFGDQIIFTNRNEPLAQYTNKFIKRTFDVVVSLVVCIILIPFIPIIALIIKRQSPGPIFFKQERTGFNGQSFTCYKFRSMHVNKAADMQQASIDDPRKFPFGNFMRKTNIDEFPQFFNVLRGDMSIVGPRPHMTYHTEMYSQIIDKYMVRHFSKPGITGYAQVTGFRGETKELWQMEERIRRDIWYIENWTFWLDIKIIFLTAVSLFKPDKKAY; translated from the coding sequence ATGAAATATTATTCGAACGGCAATGAATTGATAAAATACATTGTGGTATTGATTGACTTTGTGTTGCTCAATATCACCATGGCGCTGTTCTATCACTATGCGCAGGAAATCGTGCCAGCCTATTTCCGTGCTAATCCCCGTATCATCTATCTGATTGCCAACATTGCGATGGCCATTGCACAATTCTTCGTTCCGTCAGTCATCCATTATCGCCGGATTTCTTTCGAACAGGTGGCAAGCCGTGTGTCGCGCATGGTCATTCTGCAGGCAGCGATTACGTTTATCTTCGTACGTCTGATATGCGATGGTGGCGGTTTTTTCCGCTATCTGTTCATCTACATGTTCGCCCTCTTCGTCATCATCATGCTTGCCCGCCTGGCTGAACGCCATCTGCTCAAGTATATCCGACAAATGGGGCGCAACAACCGCTCAGTCATTTTCATTGGTGACGACCCCGCCGTCTTACAGATATACAACGAGATTACGGAGGACCCGTCAACCGGATACAAGATAAAAGGCTACTATAGCAACAACGCTATTCCCAACTGTCCTGAGAAGTTCACGCACATTGGCAATCTGGCTGACCTGGACGACTTCATGGACAAAGAGCAGGGACACGACAGACACGTAGATGAGGTCTTTTGCAGCCTTTCGCATGACGAAGCCGAACAGCTCGTGCGCATCATGCAATATTGTGACAGACACGTGATGCATTTCTACTACATCCCACGCATGTTTGGTAATTTCCGTCTGAATCTGAAACCCGAAAGATTTGGTGACCAAATCATCTTCACCAACCGCAACGAGCCGCTGGCGCAATACACTAACAAATTCATCAAAAGGACTTTCGATGTCGTCGTCAGCCTCGTGGTGTGCATCATCTTGATTCCGTTCATCCCCATCATTGCCCTCATCATCAAGAGACAGAGTCCCGGTCCCATCTTCTTCAAACAGGAAAGGACTGGATTCAACGGGCAGTCGTTCACCTGCTATAAATTCCGCTCTATGCACGTCAACAAGGCAGCCGACATGCAGCAGGCATCTATCGACGACCCGAGAAAATTCCCGTTCGGCAACTTCATGCGGAAGACCAACATTGACGAATTTCCCCAATTCTTCAACGTTCTCCGGGGTGACATGAGCATTGTGGGACCACGTCCACACATGACCTATCACACGGAGATGTATTCGCAGATTATAGACAAATACATGGTCCGCCACTTCTCAAAACCCGGAATAACGGGATACGCCCAAGTGACAGGTTTCCGAGGCGAGACCAAAGAACTTTGGCAGATGGAGGAACGCATCAGAAGAGATATTTGGTACATTGAAAACTGGACATTCTGGCTCGACATCAAGATTATCTTCCTGACTGCCGTCAGTCTGTTCAAACCGGACAAGAAAGCATATTAA
- a CDS encoding cell division protein ZapA, which yields MSEKLHIRLHVYDMDIAVNINREDEELYRNAAKLITGTVNDYAKIYKENKTVKDLLYMALIDIALRYMRESKRNDTAPISNILVKITSEIENALKE from the coding sequence ATGAGTGAGAAACTACATATAAGATTGCATGTTTACGATATGGATATCGCGGTGAATATCAATCGCGAAGATGAAGAATTGTATCGTAATGCAGCAAAGCTTATAACGGGGACGGTAAACGATTATGCCAAGATATACAAGGAAAACAAGACCGTCAAGGATTTGTTGTATATGGCATTGATCGACATCGCTTTGAGGTACATGCGGGAATCAAAGCGCAATGATACCGCCCCCATCAGTAATATTCTCGTAAAAATTACTTCAGAAATAGAAAACGCGTTGAAAGAGTAG
- the rny gene encoding ribonuclease Y, translating to MELLTLIVSAACLIVGGIAGYLIFRYVIKGKYNEMLEAANRDAEVVKEKKLLEVKEKFLNKKAELEKEVQQRNQKIQQNENRLKQREISLNQRQEEIGRRKQEVEQFQQRIDNEKKLLQIKQDELEKMRLQEREKLEELSGLSADEAKSRLIESLKDEAKTDAASYINEIMDEAKLNANAQAKKIVIQTIQRVATETAIENSVSVFHIDNDEVKGRIIGREGRNIRALEAAAGVEIVVDDTPEAIVISAFDPIRREVCRLALHQLVADGRIHPARIEEVVAKVKKQLENEIIETGKRTTIDLGIHGLHPELIRIIGKMKYRSSYGQNLLQHARETANLCAVMASELGLNPKKAKRAGLLHDIGKVPDEESELPHALYGAKIAEKYKEKADICNAIGAHHDEQEMNTLLAPIVQICDAISGARPGARREIVEAYIKRLNDLEAIAMSYPGVTKTYAIQAGRELRVIVGADKMDDAETEKLSGEIAAKIQNEMTYPGQVKITVIRETRSVAYAK from the coding sequence ATGGAACTTTTAACATTGATTGTTTCGGCAGCCTGCCTCATCGTGGGAGGAATTGCCGGATACCTTATTTTCCGTTATGTAATCAAGGGAAAATATAATGAAATGCTTGAAGCAGCCAATAGGGATGCTGAAGTAGTGAAGGAAAAGAAACTTCTGGAAGTAAAAGAAAAATTCTTGAACAAGAAAGCCGAACTGGAAAAAGAAGTCCAGCAGCGCAACCAGAAGATTCAGCAGAATGAGAACCGGTTGAAGCAGCGCGAAATATCGTTGAATCAGCGACAGGAAGAAATCGGGCGCCGCAAGCAGGAGGTGGAACAATTCCAGCAACGCATAGACAATGAGAAAAAACTTCTGCAAATCAAGCAGGATGAATTGGAAAAGATGCGTCTGCAAGAGCGTGAGAAGCTGGAAGAACTCTCAGGACTGAGTGCCGACGAGGCTAAGAGCCGCCTGATTGAAAGCCTGAAAGACGAGGCAAAGACCGATGCCGCCAGCTATATTAACGAGATTATGGACGAGGCGAAGCTCAATGCCAACGCGCAGGCAAAGAAAATCGTGATACAAACCATCCAGCGAGTGGCAACGGAAACAGCTATTGAGAATTCCGTCAGCGTATTCCATATAGATAATGATGAGGTGAAAGGACGCATCATTGGTCGTGAAGGTCGGAATATCCGTGCATTGGAGGCAGCAGCCGGCGTGGAAATCGTGGTAGATGACACCCCGGAGGCAATCGTCATCTCAGCCTTCGACCCTATCCGCCGCGAAGTATGCCGCTTGGCGCTCCATCAGTTGGTTGCCGACGGACGTATCCATCCGGCGCGCATTGAGGAAGTCGTTGCGAAGGTAAAAAAACAGCTCGAGAACGAAATTATCGAGACGGGAAAACGAACCACCATCGACCTCGGCATACATGGGCTGCATCCGGAGCTTATCCGCATTATCGGAAAGATGAAATATCGTTCCTCTTATGGTCAGAACCTCTTACAGCATGCCCGTGAGACAGCAAATCTCTGTGCCGTGATGGCTTCTGAACTGGGACTGAATCCGAAGAAAGCCAAGCGCGCAGGACTGCTGCACGATATCGGAAAGGTGCCCGATGAGGAAAGCGAATTGCCACACGCACTCTACGGAGCGAAGATAGCAGAGAAGTATAAAGAGAAGGCAGACATCTGCAACGCTATCGGAGCTCACCACGACGAGCAGGAGATGAACACGCTTCTGGCGCCGATTGTCCAGATTTGCGACGCCATTTCCGGAGCCCGTCCGGGTGCCCGCCGTGAGATTGTGGAGGCATACATCAAGCGATTGAATGACCTGGAGGCTATCGCCATGAGCTATCCGGGCGTGACAAAGACCTACGCAATACAGGCAGGTCGTGAGTTGCGCGTGATTGTCGGTGCCGACAAAATGGACGATGCGGAGACCGAAAAGCTGTCGGGCGAAATCGCAGCGAAGATTCAGAACGAGATGACTTATCCGGGACAGGTGAAAATCACCGTTATCCGCGAGACCCGTTCGGTGGCTTATGCGAAATAA
- a CDS encoding IS30 family transposase: protein MYHQLTSQQRYTIFVLRQKNVAIKDIADTIGVHYSTVYRELKRNKGTHHYHYGIAQHKCDERKHRMRRHRKFSIDMRRRIVSLLVCEQWSPEQIKGWMERNGEKCVSVETIYQYIRFDRKCGGELYKHCRHRLKNIRRTAETAHTAIKDRVMIEQREEEADGTRFGDFEMDTIIGKDGKGAIVTIVERSRDFFMMRKLRHGKNAKQLAKTVVAMMTPYIGRIKSITTDNGSEFAEHKYIAERLKTKIFFTHPYSSWEKGNIENTNKLIRQYIPKGTDFKHISEEQIKRIQHKINRRPRKKLNFSTPTAEFFKKIT from the coding sequence ATGTATCATCAACTAACCTCACAGCAAAGGTACACAATTTTCGTGTTACGGCAAAAGAATGTAGCGATAAAAGACATCGCTGATACGATAGGAGTGCATTACAGCACAGTCTATCGTGAGTTGAAACGCAACAAAGGCACACACCATTACCATTATGGTATAGCCCAGCATAAGTGTGACGAGCGTAAGCACAGGATGAGGAGACACCGCAAGTTCTCCATAGATATGCGAAGGAGAATCGTCTCACTCCTGGTGTGTGAGCAGTGGTCGCCGGAACAAATCAAGGGATGGATGGAAAGGAATGGAGAAAAGTGCGTTTCAGTAGAAACCATCTATCAATATATCCGATTTGACCGCAAGTGCGGAGGAGAACTCTACAAACACTGCAGGCACCGCCTGAAGAACATCAGAAGGACTGCCGAAACTGCACATACTGCCATAAAGGACAGGGTAATGATAGAACAGAGGGAAGAAGAGGCTGACGGAACACGATTCGGGGATTTCGAAATGGACACCATCATCGGAAAGGACGGAAAAGGGGCAATCGTTACAATTGTCGAGAGAAGCCGGGACTTCTTCATGATGAGAAAACTCAGACACGGGAAAAACGCAAAGCAGCTGGCAAAAACCGTAGTAGCCATGATGACACCGTACATAGGAAGGATAAAAAGTATTACCACAGACAACGGAAGTGAGTTCGCTGAGCACAAATACATAGCAGAGAGACTCAAAACAAAGATCTTCTTCACACATCCATACTCATCATGGGAGAAAGGAAACATAGAAAACACCAACAAACTCATCAGGCAATATATACCAAAAGGAACTGACTTTAAACATATTTCAGAGGAACAAATAAAGAGAATACAACATAAAATAAACCGTAGGCCAAGAAAAAAACTAAACTTTTCCACACCTACTGCTGAATTCTTCAAAAAAATAACATAA
- a CDS encoding LuxR C-terminal-related transcriptional regulator, whose protein sequence is MKNQKMYEADDKMISLIKDNYNLLQSLGSFGISLGFGDKTVREVCEQQQVDTYTFLAVINFTINGYRDFDDVERLSIPTLMQYLRASHAYFLDFQLPFIRKELQDALDENDNLARLIMKLYDEYAHSIQRHMRYEEKLLFPYVEALLNNKVNETYDIETFSKHHGATDVKLRELKNIIIKYLPSDGLHNNQLSATLYDIYNNEEWLSLHAEVEDHIFVPAIRMLEKKLRQTDVSAKISNMINQNPNNGDVLSDRERDVIVSLVQGMTNKEIAEHLFISVNTVITHRRNIARKLQIHSPAGLTIYAIVNNLVDISAVEL, encoded by the coding sequence ATGAAGAATCAGAAGATGTATGAGGCGGATGATAAGATGATTTCGCTGATAAAGGACAATTATAATCTGTTGCAGAGTCTGGGCAGTTTCGGCATCAGTCTTGGCTTTGGTGACAAGACCGTGCGTGAAGTGTGCGAGCAGCAGCAGGTAGATACCTATACCTTTTTGGCTGTGATTAACTTTACCATCAACGGTTATCGCGATTTTGACGATGTGGAAAGACTTTCCATTCCGACTTTGATGCAGTATCTGCGTGCCAGTCATGCCTATTTCCTGGATTTTCAGCTGCCCTTTATCCGCAAGGAACTTCAAGATGCGCTCGACGAGAACGACAATCTTGCGCGGCTAATCATGAAACTCTACGACGAGTATGCCCATTCCATACAGCGCCACATGCGCTATGAGGAGAAACTGCTCTTCCCGTATGTAGAGGCTTTGCTGAACAATAAAGTCAATGAGACCTATGATATTGAAACCTTTTCGAAACACCATGGGGCGACCGACGTCAAGCTGCGTGAGTTGAAGAATATCATTATCAAGTATCTGCCAAGCGACGGTCTGCACAACAATCAGTTGTCTGCCACGCTCTATGATATCTACAACAATGAGGAATGGCTGTCTCTTCATGCGGAGGTGGAGGACCACATCTTCGTTCCAGCCATCCGGATGTTGGAGAAGAAGTTGCGTCAGACGGACGTGTCAGCCAAGATTTCCAACATGATCAATCAGAATCCGAACAATGGTGATGTGCTGAGCGACCGCGAGCGCGACGTCATCGTCAGCCTTGTGCAGGGAATGACCAACAAAGAGATTGCAGAACATCTGTTCATCAGCGTCAATACCGTCATCACGCATCGTCGGAACATTGCCCGGAAACTGCAGATTCACAGTCCTGCGGGACTGACCATCTATGCCATCGTCAATAATCTGGTGGACATCTCGGCGGTCGAGTTGTAA
- the thrS gene encoding threonine--tRNA ligase, with the protein MIKITFPDGSVREYEQGVTGYQIAESISPALARNVVSCGVNGETVELNRPINEDATIALYKFEDEEGKHTFWHTSAHLLAEALKELYPGIQFGFGPAVENGFFYDVMPKDGAVISESDFPKIEEKMMELARKDEAVVRREVSKADALREFKADGQDYKCEHIDLDLEDGTISTYTQGAFTDLCRGPHLVSTGLIKAVKITSVAGAFWRGDAEREQMTRVYGISFPKKKMLDEYLVMLEEAKKRDHRKIGKEMELFMFSDRVGKGLPIWLPKGTELRLRLQDMLRKIQKNFGYQEVITPHIGGKNLYVTSGHYAHYSKDAFRPITTPEEGEEYMLKPMNCPHHCEIFASKPRSYRDLPLRIAEFGTVYRYEKSGELHGLTRVRSFTQDDAHIFCRPDQVKGEFLRVMDIIQAVFTIFKFENVEAQISLRDPKNTTKYIGSDEAWEESEQAIIDACKEKGLEAKIELGEAAFYGPKLDFMVKDAIGRRWQLGTIQVDYNLPQRFHLEYTAEDNSKQTPVMVHRAPFGSMERFTAVLIEHTAGHFPLWLTPDQVAILPISEKFNDYAVEVQQYFDSVGVRANVDDRNEKIGRKIRDNELKRVPYMVIVGEKEAAEGLVSMRQQGGGEQATMTMQEFAQRINAEVLEMLKATNLKPRD; encoded by the coding sequence ATGATTAAAATCACATTCCCAGACGGCTCTGTTCGCGAGTATGAACAGGGAGTGACTGGTTATCAAATCGCCGAGAGCATATCGCCGGCTCTCGCACGCAACGTTGTATCTTGCGGAGTCAATGGCGAAACGGTAGAACTGAATCGTCCCATCAACGAAGATGCGACCATCGCACTCTACAAATTCGAGGACGAAGAAGGCAAGCATACCTTCTGGCACACCAGCGCACACTTGTTGGCTGAAGCACTGAAAGAATTGTATCCCGGCATCCAGTTCGGTTTCGGACCGGCAGTGGAGAACGGATTCTTCTACGACGTGATGCCAAAGGACGGCGCAGTTATCAGCGAGAGCGACTTCCCGAAAATCGAAGAAAAAATGATGGAATTGGCTCGTAAGGATGAGGCTGTCGTGCGTCGTGAAGTGTCGAAAGCCGATGCGCTGAGAGAGTTCAAAGCCGACGGACAAGACTATAAGTGTGAGCATATCGACCTCGATTTGGAGGACGGCACCATCTCGACCTATACGCAAGGCGCCTTTACCGACCTTTGTCGGGGACCGCACCTCGTATCAACGGGGCTCATCAAGGCAGTCAAGATAACAAGCGTTGCCGGCGCATTCTGGCGTGGCGATGCCGAGCGCGAGCAGATGACACGCGTCTATGGTATCTCCTTCCCGAAGAAAAAGATGCTCGACGAGTATCTCGTCATGTTGGAAGAAGCCAAAAAGCGCGACCACCGTAAGATAGGAAAAGAGATGGAACTCTTCATGTTCTCCGACCGCGTGGGAAAAGGTTTGCCCATCTGGCTGCCCAAGGGAACGGAGCTCCGCCTGCGTCTTCAGGACATGTTGCGCAAGATTCAGAAGAATTTCGGATACCAGGAGGTCATCACCCCGCACATCGGTGGCAAGAATCTGTACGTGACCAGCGGTCACTATGCGCATTACAGCAAAGACGCTTTCCGTCCGATTACCACACCGGAAGAGGGCGAGGAATACATGCTCAAGCCGATGAACTGCCCGCACCATTGCGAGATTTTCGCCAGCAAGCCGCGCTCCTATCGCGACCTGCCGTTGCGCATCGCTGAGTTCGGAACGGTTTATCGCTATGAGAAGAGTGGCGAGCTGCACGGATTGACCCGTGTCCGTTCGTTCACGCAGGACGATGCGCACATCTTCTGTCGTCCCGACCAGGTGAAAGGCGAGTTCCTTCGCGTGATGGACATCATTCAGGCAGTGTTCACCATATTCAAGTTCGAGAATGTGGAGGCACAGATTTCGCTGCGCGACCCGAAGAATACGACGAAATACATCGGCTCCGACGAGGCTTGGGAAGAGAGTGAACAGGCGATTATCGATGCTTGTAAGGAGAAAGGACTGGAGGCGAAAATCGAATTGGGTGAGGCTGCTTTCTACGGACCGAAGCTCGATTTCATGGTCAAGGATGCCATCGGACGCCGCTGGCAGTTGGGAACGATTCAGGTGGATTACAACCTGCCGCAGCGCTTCCATCTTGAATATACTGCAGAGGACAACTCGAAACAGACACCCGTCATGGTGCATCGCGCGCCGTTCGGTTCGATGGAACGATTCACGGCGGTGCTCATCGAGCATACCGCAGGTCATTTCCCCTTGTGGCTTACGCCCGACCAAGTGGCAATTCTTCCCATCTCCGAGAAATTCAATGACTATGCTGTGGAGGTGCAGCAATATTTCGACAGCGTGGGCGTTCGTGCAAATGTCGATGACCGCAACGAGAAAATCGGTCGCAAGATTCGCGACAACGAGCTCAAACGCGTTCCATACATGGTGATAGTCGGTGAGAAAGAGGCTGCCGAGGGGCTTGTCTCCATGCGCCAGCAAGGTGGCGGCGAGCAAGCCACGATGACCATGCAGGAGTTCGCACAGCGCATCAACGCAGAGGTGTTGGAAATGCTCAAGGCTACCAACCTGAAGCCGAGAGATTAA
- a CDS encoding DUF554 domain-containing protein codes for MIGTIVNTCTIIVGTIAGSILHRGIKEKYKEALYTALGLASLGIGLNAFVSNMPKSEYPVLFIVAMAVGTIIGTALDLDGRFTRLVNRRSKNKENKLAEGLSTATLLYCIGPLSMLGPVVSALQGDHTFLYTNATLDLISAMVFASTYGIGMLLAAPVLFCWQGLFFLTARLSSDAVSDALMSELLIVGGLLITASGLSLLRLKDCKTLNMLPALLVPVLWFVIKALFN; via the coding sequence ATGATAGGAACGATTGTCAATACCTGCACGATTATCGTCGGAACCATTGCCGGAAGCATCCTCCACCGAGGCATTAAGGAGAAATACAAGGAGGCACTCTATACCGCTCTGGGACTGGCAAGCCTGGGCATCGGGCTCAACGCTTTCGTGTCGAACATGCCGAAAAGCGAATATCCCGTGCTCTTCATCGTCGCCATGGCTGTCGGAACAATCATTGGAACGGCGCTCGACTTGGACGGCAGGTTCACCCGACTGGTGAACCGCCGTTCAAAAAACAAAGAGAACAAGCTCGCCGAAGGGCTCTCCACTGCCACCCTGCTCTACTGCATCGGACCGCTCTCCATGCTCGGACCGGTCGTCAGCGCACTCCAAGGCGACCACACATTTCTCTACACCAACGCCACACTCGACCTCATCTCTGCCATGGTCTTTGCCTCCACCTACGGCATCGGCATGCTGCTCGCTGCCCCTGTGCTCTTCTGCTGGCAAGGACTGTTCTTTCTCACAGCCCGCCTTTCGAGCGACGCCGTCAGCGATGCGCTCATGTCAGAGCTGCTCATCGTGGGCGGACTGCTCATCACGGCATCGGGCCTTTCGCTCCTCCGACTGAAAGACTGCAAAACCCTCAACATGCTGCCGGCACTCCTTGTGCCCGTGTTGTGGTTCGTAATCAAGGCTTTGTTCAACTAA
- a CDS encoding iron-containing alcohol dehydrogenase: MLGNFKYSNPTKLYFGDDSLKFLSDELKNYGPTVLLTYGGGSIKRNGIYNAVVSILQEAGKTIVELPGVMPNPTVEKLYEGAQLARENNADLILAVGGGSTIDYAKGVSASAWCDEDPWEKYYERQEEPTCKIIPVASILTMVGTGSEMNGGSVITNHEKKLKVGKVFGDNVMPKFSILNPKFTFTVPRYQMVAGFFDIMCHILEQYLSNHDDNTSDYLAEGLMRSLIHSSRIAIKNPEDYEARSNIMWTATWALNTMLKCGKHQDWMVHMIGQAVGAYTNATHGMTLSAVTLPYYRHLLPHAELKFRHFAENVWGVRGEGKSDREIAEEGLKELEKWMREIGVSLSLAELGVKEEMFEGIANATFIIPNDFHTLTHEEVVEILKESM, from the coding sequence ATGTTAGGCAATTTCAAATATTCCAATCCGACGAAGTTATATTTCGGCGACGACTCGCTGAAATTCCTGAGTGACGAACTGAAAAACTACGGACCGACCGTACTCCTGACCTATGGAGGAGGCTCCATCAAGCGCAACGGCATCTACAATGCGGTTGTTTCTATCCTGCAAGAAGCAGGAAAGACCATTGTCGAACTGCCGGGAGTGATGCCCAACCCTACGGTTGAAAAACTTTATGAGGGTGCCCAACTGGCACGCGAAAACAACGCAGACCTTATCCTCGCCGTCGGTGGCGGTTCCACCATCGACTATGCCAAAGGCGTGAGCGCATCGGCATGGTGCGACGAAGACCCGTGGGAGAAGTATTATGAGCGACAGGAAGAACCTACCTGTAAAATTATTCCCGTGGCCAGCATCCTGACCATGGTGGGGACGGGTTCGGAAATGAACGGCGGCAGCGTCATCACCAACCACGAGAAGAAACTGAAAGTGGGCAAGGTGTTCGGCGACAACGTGATGCCGAAATTCTCCATTCTCAACCCCAAATTCACCTTCACCGTTCCACGCTATCAGATGGTGGCAGGATTTTTCGACATCATGTGCCACATCCTCGAGCAATATCTCTCCAACCACGACGACAACACAAGCGACTATCTCGCAGAAGGACTCATGCGCTCGCTGATTCACTCGAGCCGCATCGCCATCAAAAATCCAGAGGATTACGAGGCACGCTCGAACATCATGTGGACAGCGACGTGGGCACTGAACACCATGCTCAAATGCGGCAAGCACCAAGACTGGATGGTGCACATGATAGGACAGGCTGTCGGAGCCTACACCAACGCCACACACGGCATGACGCTCTCTGCCGTCACACTGCCCTATTACCGCCACCTACTGCCACATGCCGAACTGAAATTCCGCCATTTCGCTGAAAACGTGTGGGGTGTTCGGGGCGAAGGAAAGAGCGACCGGGAGATTGCCGAAGAAGGACTGAAGGAACTCGAGAAATGGATGCGCGAAATCGGCGTGTCACTCTCGCTGGCTGAACTCGGAGTGAAGGAAGAGATGTTCGAAGGCATTGCCAATGCCACCTTCATCATCCCCAACGATTTCCACACGCTCACCCACGAGGAAGTGGTTGAAATCCTGAAAGAAAGCATGTAA
- a CDS encoding flavodoxin family protein: protein MKVILLNGSPKAKGCTYTALAEVEKTLREGGIETEIIHVGHKDIHGCIACNKCVEQGRCVFNDLVNEVAPKFEEADGIVIGSPVYYASIAGTLKAFLDRLFYSTHFSKRMKVGAAVTSARRAGTVATFDIINKYFTIAQMPVASTFYWNEVHGNTSEQVMQDEEGMQSMRQLGRNMAFLIRAIAAEKEKNGLPEEEQRVWTNFIR from the coding sequence ATGAAAGTCATTTTACTCAATGGCAGCCCGAAAGCGAAGGGCTGCACCTATACGGCACTTGCCGAAGTAGAAAAAACACTGCGCGAAGGCGGTATCGAAACGGAAATCATACACGTCGGACATAAAGACATTCATGGCTGTATCGCCTGCAACAAGTGTGTGGAGCAGGGACGGTGTGTCTTCAACGACCTAGTAAACGAGGTCGCTCCGAAGTTCGAAGAGGCTGACGGAATCGTGATTGGCTCGCCTGTCTATTACGCATCGATAGCCGGAACGCTGAAGGCTTTTCTCGACCGGCTGTTCTACAGTACGCATTTTTCCAAGCGCATGAAGGTGGGAGCGGCGGTCACGTCTGCCCGCAGGGCTGGCACAGTCGCCACGTTCGACATCATCAACAAGTATTTCACCATCGCACAAATGCCCGTCGCATCGACTTTCTACTGGAACGAGGTGCACGGCAACACTTCCGAGCAGGTCATGCAGGACGAAGAGGGAATGCAGAGTATGCGCCAGCTTGGGCGCAACATGGCGTTCCTCATCCGTGCCATTGCTGCGGAGAAGGAGAAAAACGGACTTCCCGAAGAGGAGCAGCGCGTATGGACCAATTTCATTCGATAA
- the panB gene encoding 3-methyl-2-oxobutanoate hydroxymethyltransferase, whose translation MAGYLVSDTRKVTTHRFLEMKQKGEKISMLTSYDFTTAGIVDKAGVDAILVGDSASNVMAGNVTTLPITVEQMIYHASSVVRAVQRALVVCDMPFGSYQIDRHEGLKNAVHIMKRSGCDALKLEGGIEIIETVKGILDAGIPVMGHLGLTPQSINKFGTYAVRAQEDEEAEKLLADAALLDETGCFAIVLEKVPAALAKKVSETVKCPTIGIGAGNGTDGQVLVVDDMLGKTQGFSPKFLRRYADLNAVMTDAIGQYVTDVKNIDFPNESESY comes from the coding sequence ATGGCAGGTTATTTAGTTAGTGACACCCGCAAGGTGACGACACATCGCTTTTTGGAGATGAAGCAGAAAGGGGAGAAAATCTCTATGCTCACCTCCTACGATTTCACGACAGCAGGCATTGTAGATAAGGCAGGCGTAGATGCTATTCTGGTAGGCGACAGCGCATCGAACGTGATGGCAGGAAATGTGACGACGCTTCCGATTACTGTAGAGCAGATGATTTATCATGCCAGTTCGGTCGTGCGTGCCGTACAGCGTGCACTGGTCGTTTGCGACATGCCTTTCGGCAGTTATCAGATTGACCGCCACGAAGGCTTGAAGAATGCGGTGCACATAATGAAGCGTAGCGGTTGCGATGCACTCAAACTGGAAGGTGGCATTGAGATTATCGAGACGGTCAAGGGCATTCTCGATGCGGGAATCCCCGTGATGGGGCATCTGGGACTGACTCCGCAGAGCATCAATAAGTTCGGCACCTATGCTGTTCGTGCTCAGGAAGATGAAGAAGCCGAGAAACTGTTGGCAGATGCAGCTTTGTTGGACGAGACGGGTTGTTTTGCAATCGTCTTGGAGAAGGTTCCGGCAGCATTGGCTAAAAAAGTGTCAGAGACCGTGAAGTGCCCGACGATAGGCATCGGTGCGGGAAATGGGACTGACGGTCAGGTCCTTGTTGTTGATGATATGCTCGGCAAGACACAGGGCTTTTCTCCGAAGTTTCTTCGTCGCTATGCAGACCTGAATGCGGTGATGACAGACGCAATCGGTCAGTATGTGACGGATGTGAAGAATATCGATTTCCCGAACGAGAGCGAGTCGTATTAA